Proteins from a single region of Oscillatoria sp. FACHB-1407:
- a CDS encoding chlorophyll a/b-binding protein, whose translation MTNSTDLPNVAREYNGADRNAFLFGWNPQAELWNGRLAMIGFVAYLLWDLGGYSVLRDVLHLIPYAGQ comes from the coding sequence ATGACCAACTCAACTGATTTACCCAACGTTGCTAGAGAATATAACGGTGCTGACCGGAATGCTTTCTTGTTTGGCTGGAACCCCCAGGCTGAATTGTGGAATGGTCGTTTGGCAATGATTGGCTTCGTCGCTTACCTCCTGTGGGATTTGGGCGGCTACAGCGTTTTGCGTGACGTCCTGCACTTAATTCCTTACGCTGGGCAATAA